From the genome of Nicotiana sylvestris chromosome 2, ASM39365v2, whole genome shotgun sequence, one region includes:
- the LOC104245543 gene encoding protein SENESCENCE-ASSOCIATED GENE 21, mitochondrial-like, with amino-acid sequence MARFFSNSKIVSAFIVDSVSAAINRRGYAAASQGVVKGGVVRNNVLMKKGVEESNKTTSWVPDPVTGYYRPETHVNKEIDAAELRKMLLKHKPSQH; translated from the exons ATGGCTCGTTTTTTCTCCAATTCCAAGATTGTTTCTGCTTTTATTGTAGACTCTGTTTCTGCTGCTATTAATAG GCGCGGATATGCAGCTGCATCACAAGGTGTAGTAAAAGGAGGGGTTGTGAGAAACAATGTGTTGATGAAGAAAGGTGTAGAGGAATCAAACAAGACAACATCATGGGTACCAGATCCTGTTACAGGTTATTACAGGCCTGAGACTCATGTTAATAAGGAAATTGATGCTGCTGAGCTGAGAAAGATGCTCTTGAAACACAAACCTAGCCaacattga